From the Lathyrus oleraceus cultivar Zhongwan6 chromosome 3, CAAS_Psat_ZW6_1.0, whole genome shotgun sequence genome, the window TGTAGAACCCTGAACCTATGGCTTTTAGGAccgatggttgtgtagtgttaACCTATGATacttaggactcgttgggttaatacgaaGACTTCACTCAGAGTAGATCATTTTTGAGGATATTGTTGTCTTACGAGTAGTCGTTTTGACGATAATATTGTCAGGTgtgatccatgactctgggaaccgtgtctagaaccgtggagtcgatggttgtgtagtattgacctacgagacttaggactcgttgggttaataTAAAGACCTAACCTAGAATAGATCCTTCTTAAGATATTATTGTCTTACAATtagtcgttctgacgataatattcttgaattgggtccatgactctaggaacctgttaaaccctagagcctacctgtttggttttcctattcctggaacctttcctccatgaagtaattaatcagaatgttccaatgatcacctacccaactgtacatacataaacataaaacatttcataatcataacacaTATGACATGTGCATATTTTCAAGGGACCTAAAGACTCGTTTGATTTCAGGCATTCAGAAGACATGGGTAGCAATCAAAAAAGTACTTATTCATTCAAGTTCAGGAATCCAAAGCTAGGATTGATTAAGGGGTTGATCTCAGATGTGAAAAAAATCAGAAggaacaacttttgtgttgagtatggtgacctgttgactatcatgaacaccgaggtggatgcttaggccattttcactttggcacaattctatgatcctccctTACGGTGTTTCACATTCCAGGATTTCCAGTTGGCGCCAACACTTGAAGAGTTCTCACATATAGCAAACATTGGTATCAAGGATGAAATCCCTTACACCGGTCTAGGGGAACTTCCTACACATCAACAAATAGGTTCAGCTATACGTCTAGATAAAGCGGAAGTGAAAGCTAATCTTGGACCAAAAGGAGGCACTTCAGGTTTCACTTTAAAGTTCTTAGTGGGAAAAGCTTCAGATTTGAAAAGTAAAGAAGATTGGGTCGCTTTCAATGTTGTGTTAGCCTTGATactctatgggattgtcttgttcctGAACATTGATGACTTCGTGGACATGACTGCTATACGCATTTTCTTGCTCAAGAATCCCATTCCCACCTTGCTTGCAGATGTTTATCACTCTATCCATTGGAGAAATGAGAAAAAGGGGGGGATTATCCAGTGTTGCGCTCCTTTACTGTATAAATGGTTCTTATCTCACTTACCAAGCGAAGGGCCTTTTATTCAGAACAAGGATAACCTCAAGTGGTCTCAAAAAATCATGTCTCTCTTTGCCAATGACATCACCTGGTACTCTCGTGTTTATGATGATGTGGACATAATCGTCAAATGTGGGAACTTCcataatgtgccactcataggaactcgaggttgcatcaattacaatcctgAGCTTGCTATGCGGCAACTTGGGTTTCCTATGAATGACAAACCAGAAGACAAGTTGTTAGAAGGTTTCTTGTTGGGAGAAGGAGTGAAGGACTTTGATCTGGTGAAGAGGATAGGTCGTGCCTGGACTAAAGTTCGTAGAGAAGGAAAAAGGGAGCGTGGAAAGAAGAATTGTATAGCTAGAGGGCCATATACAAGTTGGGTCCAAGCCAGAGCTTCTCAAGACAAACTACCATACCCTTATGAGCCTCCAATGCATACAAATCCTCCAGAACCTACTCACGTCACTATGGAGGAAGCTAAAGAGCTCAAAGTTGTCATCCAAAGTttggaaaaagagaatgaagagctacggttgaaccttctccgaattactgaagaaagggataatcataagtgggagcttgggcggaagaaaacacaacttcaagcaaatgtggAAAGGACTGATAAGGAGGAATATAAGAGAAAAAGAGTCAAACAGGGGTTAGATCAGGCTGAGAGCTGCTTGAATACCATCAAAAGCCAACTGAAAGAGGCTGGGAGGGATTGTCGTGAGAAAGAGAAATGGTGGAAGCTCGCCACAAAACAAAAAAAGGAGATAAGAGAGACGCTTGAGGCTGAGATAGCCAACCTCAGTGTTTCACTCTTTGAATCAAAAGAAAGGGAAGAACGAGAACGCCGCAGTAAAGAGAGTGCTATGGCTGCTACTCAGGTTACACCTGAAATATGGAATGGAAAGTGCCAGGAGGCTGAAAATGCTAATGAGTGGGAACGATACTGGAGAGGCCGACATGACTCTTTGCTACAAGAAGGTGAAGATTGGATGAACGCAAGGGAAAATGTGAATGCTAGTTTGGCAGCCTGCGAGGAAACCATCCAGTTTTTACATGAACAAAGAAATGAGTATTGAGACAAGTTTGCCAGTTTGATAGACTTCTGTAATGGCATGGCTACGAATGTGCCTTTGATGCTAATATGTGCTTTGGAAGACATAGACAATGACAACATCCCTCATTCAGTGACTGAATTTATTTATCTTTGTGAAGACATGATAAAAAGGTTCAAAGGAGAGTTGGAAGATCTCAACAAACAGAAGCCTGCAGTTTGACCTTTTTTTTTATGTTGTACTTTCctttatgtttgaaagaatatTTTGTACTCATTCCTTGTACTCtattttgaattgaatgaatgaaggattttgagtttcttttgtacaaaaaagtttggttccattcttgttttattccCCGTGATCTCTTTGAATGCTTGCTAAGTTACAAGGAGTCTAACACggttccctgaaaataaaattgaacataAGCATAAAAGACATTTTTAAATCCACGTGCATTAACatatgcatcatgcatttcatttctcaaaacaaaaactcattCCATTTTTCCTCGTGTCCAGTAGTTCAAGCTGATTCCTCAACGTGCATACGCTACTCGCTCCAACACAAGAAGAATCATGGATGTAGTTAGAGAAGAACAAGCTGCCTTCAGAGAGGAGATGGACTCTATCAAAAGCAAGATCGAGCAGATCTTTGAGGCTATACAAGCTCTGGCTAGAAGGGAAGAAGAGGCTCGTGTTGCCGCTACTGCAAGGAACGATGCTCTAGTTCAAGGGGTTGCTCTTCAGTCAGGACCTTCAGTTCCTATTCCAAATCCCGTTATCTACGGTCTTCCTCCAGGTTTTGTTCCACCGCCTGAAAGAACTCATGTGCCTCCACCTGCACATACTTCTGGAGTAGCTGATGGAGTCGCTGCGCAAGGACCTCCGATAGTCAATCAAGTGGCCATTCCCCGCACTGATGAGGAGCTCCAAGACGAGTTTGAAATGCAGAATTACAATGGAGCTACTCCAGTGGTCATCCCTACTGCTGCCCAAGATTCTGAGGCTATCTTGATGTGTCGTGCTCTGGCTGGAAAGCTAAGAATCTTGGAAGGACATAACTCAACCCGTTTAAGTGCCTTAGAGATGTGTCTAGTCCCAGACGTGGTGATTCCTCCAAAATTCAAAGCgcctgaatttgaaaaatacaaaggactCACGTGTCCTAACATACATTTGAAAATGTATTGCAGAAAAATGGCTGCCTATGCCAGAGATCATAAGCTCATGATCCATTGCTTTCAGGACAGTCTAACTagggcatctttggactggtacatgtAGTTGGAATGTAGCAACATCCACACTTGGGATGAGTTGGCTGAAGCATTCgcaaagcaatacaaatataatactgacatggcaccaaaccgtactcagcttcagagtatggcccagaaagacaatgaatcttttaaagaatacgcacaacgctggagagaattggctgcaagggtgcacccgccgctggttgatcgtgaattgattgacattttcatgggaaccttgcagggccaatattatgaaagattgatcagtagtgtgtccacaggattttctgacatggtgatcgtgggagaaagagtagaagaaggactgaagagtggtaaaatccagggaggttccagcagtcaaccaatcttgaagaagcctttcaacggATTCAAGAGGAAGGAGGGTGAGACTAGTGCCATTTCTTCTCAGAGGAGGGTACCACCCAGGGCTCTTGCTCCTCTGCCTTATTATCAGTACCCTTACGTAGCAGCTGCTCAATATCCAACCATGCCTTATCGTCCAATTGCTCATGTTCCTATTCCAGCTCCGGTACCTCATTATCAAGTTCCAGTTCCTCAATATCAAGCTCCTCCACCTCAGTTCCAGGCTCCTCCACCTCAACATCAATAGAGAAATCAACAAAATAATCAACCACGTCCAGTTCAGCAGCAACGGCCAAATCAACAGAGGCCATATCAACAGTACAATAATGTGAATACCACTCCTATCCCAATGACTTACACTCAATTGCTACCGTATCTGATTCAGAATGGGACTGTCGTGCCAAGGGCACTACCTCCAATGCCGAAGCCGCATAAGCCTTGGTATGATGAGAATGCTTGATGTGCCTTTCATGCTAACTCAGAGGGTCATACAACAGAGAATTGCAAGGTGTTCAAACTCCGGGTTCAAGAGTTGATAGATCAAAAAATATTGTCTTTTGCTGATGTTCCAAATGCGGGGAACAATCCTTTGCCTAAACATGATAGTTCATGTGTCAATGCTATAGAAAGTTCAACTGAAGATGTATTGATAAAGGATGTGTTCAAGTTGAAGACTCTTTTAACAGTGGTCCGTGCTAGATTGATGGAAGCAGAATTGATGAATGGAGTACATGATAATTGTGTGGTGTGTTCATCCAACCCTAATCAGTGTGGTGAATTCAAAATTTATCTTCAACATTTGATGGATCAACGGGTTATTCAGTTCACTAGAGCAAAGATTGATGAGGACGTTGCTGTGATTGTGCCTGTGTTTGATCAGGAGAGGCTTCCCAAGCCTTTTGTGGTCCCTTATCAGAGAAATGCTAACCTAGAGCCAGTGAAGAAGATTGAGCCCATGGTTATCCATGTTCCCGCTCCATTCTCATTTGACAGTACCAAAGCAGTGCCTTGGAACTATGAGCCTGTAGTTTATGTGGGTAACAAACCAATAATCTTGAAAGAGCCAGATGTGACTAACATCGCTGGAGCTAGTGGTGTGACTCGAAGTGGAAGGGTTTTCGCTCCTGAAGTGATCCCAAACAAAGAAAGTGTACCAACAGTTGAACCAACGAAAGGGAAAGAGGTGAATCCTCTAGAAGTAGGAGAAGGCTCATCTAAGAAAGCAGTGACTGCTGAAGAGGATAGAGAATTCTTGAAGATCATtaagaaaagtgattacaaggtcgtagatcagc encodes:
- the LOC127131139 gene encoding uncharacterized protein LOC127131139, producing the protein MDVVREEQAAFREEMDSIKSKIEQIFEAIQALARREEEARVAATARNDALVQGVALQSGPSVPIPNPVIYGLPPGFVPPPERTHVPPPAHTSGVADGVAAQGPPIVNQVAIPRTDEELQDEFEMQNYNGATPVVIPTAAQDSEAILMCRALAGKLRILEGHNSTRLSALEMCLVPDVVIPPKFKAPEFEKYKGLTCPNIHLKMYCRKMAAYARDHKLMIHCFQDSLTRASLDWYM